From a single Nematostella vectensis chromosome 3, jaNemVect1.1, whole genome shotgun sequence genomic region:
- the LOC116618719 gene encoding uncharacterized protein LOC116618719: MPRDVIFENVYCARKLGLVEGEAFAVRYKPKVKMAERREVPRWALIGAGLFGCLLVICGIGNVACGGMFLGQKNSAHAPFSRGLGFWSGVVMLITGFVGVAALIAKNKIVFGLYFSMTIISLVIAIVQSALAGVAYTLLQLVTKGKCWMSDGTCECRDVGTRVTLTSFQCPRSDLDYSAVNEYLIAIMAISIIATLISFLTMLMSCIGCMFTCLTRQHWSTRSQGHAFPPTTGYPSTQPGAYPMTQSEYPTQVQYPTPVFPASDGQN, translated from the exons ATGCCACGTGACGTAATTTTCGAAAATGTATATTGCGCGCGCAAGCTTGGTTTGGTGGAAGGGGAGGCTTTCGCTGTGCGCTACAAACCCAAGG TTAAAATGGCCGAAAGAAGAGAAGTGCCAAGATGGGCGCTTATAGGAGCAGGTTTGTTCGGCTGTCTGCTAGTTATATGCGGTATTGGCAATGTTGCTTGTGGAGGCATGTTCCTCGGACAGAAAAATTCAGCTCATGCGCCATTTTCGAGGGGTTTGGGATTCTGGTCTGGAGTGGTC ATGCTGATCACTGGCTTCGTGGGAGTGGCTGCGCTCATAGCGAAAAACAAAATCGTA TTTGGGCTTTACTTCTCTATGACTATTATTAGCCTCGTGATCGCTATAGTCCAGAGCGCTCTTGCTGGAGTGGCGTACACCCTACTTCAACTCGTAACTAAAGGAAAATGCTGGATGAGCGATGGCACGTGTGAATGTAGAGATGTCGGCACGAGGGTCACTCTGA CTTCATTTCAGTGCCCTCGGTCGGACCTTGATTACTCTGCTGTGAACGAGTACCTTATTGCTATCATGGCCATCTCTATCATCGCCACCCTGATCAGCTTCCTCACAATGCTCATGTCGTGTATCGGCTGCATGTTCACGTGCCTCACAAGACAGCACTGGAGCACG CGGTCTCAAGGACATGCCTTTCCACCGACCACTGGCTATCCCAGTACTCAGCCTGGCGCCTATCCAATGACGCAATCTGAATACCCCACCCAGGTCCAGTACCCAACCCCAGTCTTTCCTGCAAGTGATGGTCAGAACTGA